The following proteins are encoded in a genomic region of Diadema setosum chromosome 10, eeDiaSeto1, whole genome shotgun sequence:
- the LOC140234502 gene encoding uncharacterized protein produces the protein MGCNQSKVVPMSPSRSMSGKRRFWSLCRRNKVVPLQSDNVTSQRTPTNHRSGRSPTTSDVSAEIARCMEASSNETDVLNSGLPVSVQQPKEASVSTNDNNTACADVADVDRPCSVMSRTRSRAGGFAFDLVDPEDTARTLKPAPVRLTKLKSRSRSLSGDELKTQIQSKMELARQKRELIVQRANTKMVDRELRAYDVKRKADVIRQEKVQRLAKKEEESNLRLELDRMEKEKKAEERRRRREAAKRTRDMRMVDEELAKLLK, from the exons ATGGGTTGTAATCAATCCAAAGTTGTGCCGATGTCGCCCTCCAGATCTATGTCCGGAAAGCGCCGATTCTGGAGCCTCTGCAGAAGGAATAAG GTTGTTCCCTTGCAGTCTGACAATGTGACGTCACAGAGAACCCCCACCAACCACCGCTCAGGTCGTTCTCCAACAACCAGTGACGTCAGTGCCGAGATTGCTCGCTGCATGGAGGCTTCCTCTAATGAGACAG ACGTCCTAAACAGCGGTCTGCCTGTTTCTGTTCAACAACCAAAGGAAGCGTCTGTCTCTACAAATGACAACAACACTGCCTGCGCGGACGTCGCCGACGTCGATCGCCCTTGCTCTGTCATGTCTCGAACACGGTCTCGCGCAGGAGGTTTCGCCTTTGACCTGGTGGACCCGGAAGACACTGCGAGAACGCTGAAACCAGCCCCTGTTCGCTTGACGAAACTCAAGAGCCGATCCAGGTCCTTGAGTGGGGACGAACTCAAGACTCAGATCCAGAGCAAGATGGAGCTTGCCAGGCAAAAGAGAGAG CTGATTGTACAGCGCGCGAACACCAAGATGGTGGACAGGGAACTTCGTGCCTATGACGTCAAGAGAAAAGCTGACGTCATCCGCCAGGAAAAAGTCCAGAGACTGgcaaagaaggaagaagagtcCAACTTGAGACTGGAGTTGGACaggatggagaaagagaagaaggcggaggagaggaggaggaggagggaagcTGCCAAGAGGACAAGGGACATGAGGATGGTGGATGAGGAGTTGGCCAAGCTCTTAAAATAG
- the LOC140233784 gene encoding uncharacterized protein: protein MKCRFCSSYYNTWEVYRQHLNNHHETTITGRCRICGREVENQRALDLHHGTHHPHRRLPTIQYGVASETYRKNWMKNRSQVELRGERITKKERRDKEENKERRDKEENKERRDKEEKKEERRGKEKKEERRGKEEKEDKETQDKQKEEPSKGSKDKVTTVEVEDEGEWEEIFNDGDSSDEGSSHDDSDSDSGSNCSDDDCSVKNDDAGSNCSDDDGSVKNDDDAGSNSSDDDGNVENGDSTPAKPSTEMSRKRTIDLRDESDDELTILLKKPCVGIRVITRIEIRSKVYVTAHGQTRLLRETVDIVHPESDLCEVKEE, encoded by the coding sequence ATGAAGTGCCGTTTCTGTTCATCATACTACAACACGTGGGAGGTGTATCGCCAACATCTAAACAATCATCATGAGACAACCATAACGGGGAGATGTAGGATCTGTGGGAGGGAGGTGGAGAATCAGCGAGCGCTCGATCTCCACCATGGAACACACCATCCCCATCGAAGGCTGCCCACCATCCAGTATGGTGTCGCTAGCGAGACGTATCGCAAAAACTGGATGAAGAATAGGTCCCAGGTCGAGTTGAGGGGGGAGCGGATAACAAAGAAGGAAAGGCGAGACAAGGAAGAGAACAAGGAAAGGAGAGACAAGGAAGAGAACAAGGAAAGGAGAgacaaggaagagaagaaggaggaaaggAGAGGCAAGGAAAAGAAGGAGGAAAGGAGAGgcaaggaagagaaggaggacaAGGAGACACAAGACAAGCAGAAGGAGGAGCCAAGCAAGGGAAGCAAAGACAAAGTTACAACGGTTGAAGTGGAAGACGAAGGCGAGTGGGAGGAGATCTTCAATGATGGTGACTCCAGTGATGAGGGCAGCAGCCACGACGACTCTGACAGCGACTCTGGCAGCAACTGTAGTGATGACGATTGCAGCGTTAAGAATGACGACGCTGGCAGCAACTGTAGTGATGACGATGGAAGTGTTAAGAATGATGACGACGCTGGCAGCAACTCTAGCGATGACGATGGCAACGTTGAGAATGGCGACAGCACCCCAGCAAAGCCCAGTACAGAGATGTCGAGGAAGCGCACTATTGATCTGCGGGACGAGAGTGATGATGAACTAACCATTCTTCTGAAAAAGCCGTGTGTGGGGATCCGCGTAATCACTCGCATTGAAATCAGGAGCAAGGTTTATGTTACAGCACATGGACAGACCCGGCTCCTGAGAGAGACAGTGGATATTGTTCACCCAGAATCAGACCTGTGTGAAGTGAAGGAAGAATAG
- the LOC140234381 gene encoding uncharacterized protein, with protein sequence MATISNKFATLEDEGDTDVSFKINEVVEGAMQLVPDREGGNRQLVGDIVKAVVAALLPMVQSIAHQLVSGPQVSVQKVQATVQNHDNRLDEVEQYSRRDNVIMRGVPENDGESTNAVVIDVAASAGVAVSEADISTSHRVGRPQPNKMRPIVARFVRRDLRTQLLRSKRKLKDSEQHKDIMIMEHLSPGRAKLLQAVKQDENTEKVWTIDGKVHCTLKSDPHKKHIIHGPDDLFKRLGWSEDKLKQSGLFLDIST encoded by the coding sequence atggcaaccatttcTAACAAGTTTGCCACACTTGAGGATGAAGGAGATACTGATGTGTCTTTCAAGATTAATGAGGTGGTAGAGGGGGCAATGCAGCTTGTCCCTGACCGTGAGGGTGGAAACCGTCAGCTTGTGGGGGACATAGTGAAGGCTGTGGTTGCTGCATTGTTGCCAATGGTGCAATCCATCGCACATCAACTTGTGAGTGGCCCACAGGTGTCCGTGCAGAAGGTGCAGGCCACAGTTCAAAATCATGACAACAGACTGGACGAGGTAGAACAGTATTCTAGGAGAGACAATGTTATCATGCGAGGGGTGCCTGAAAATGATGGCGAGTCTACAAATGCTGTAGTCATCGATGTTGCTGCCAGCGCAGGGGTTGCCGTGTCTGAGGCAGATATCAGCACCAGCCACCGCGTGGGGAGGCCTCAGCCCAATAAAATGAGACCTATTGTTGCGCGTTTCGTACGTCGTGACCTCCGCACTCAGCTCCTTCGTAGTAAGCGTAAGTTAAAGGACTCGGAACAACACAAGGACATAATGATCATGGAGCATCTGTCCCCTGGGCGTGCCAAGCTTCTTCAGGCTGTGAAGCAAGACGAGAACACAGAGAAAGTATGGACAATCGATGGGAAGGTGCATTGCACTCTGAAGAGCGACCCGCACAAGAAGCACATCATTCACGGTCCGGATGACCTCTTCAAGCGTCTAGGATGGAGTGAGGACAAGCTGAAACAGTCGGGTCTCTTCCTCGACATTTCGACCTAG